The Papaver somniferum cultivar HN1 chromosome 3, ASM357369v1, whole genome shotgun sequence genome includes a region encoding these proteins:
- the LOC113357974 gene encoding pentatricopeptide repeat-containing protein At3g62890-like, translated as MKHVLQIQTQLITNAPPYIDPNLITIKIIGVCATHSKVRYAALIFNQLPNASVIAWNTLLKAYAQNSEWFQTLHCFCNQLHSPAFRQPDEYTFTSVLKACSGLVAVFDGQKVHAVVAKMGHQSNLCVSNSLVDMYFRFGLPITAKLLFDEMLVRDVVSWNTMVNGYSLCGDVVSARCVFDQMDDKNMISWSAMITGYARSGDLDSARCLFNEMPERNVVVWNAIIAGYTQNEKYSDVIHLFRKMQQVGSVKPNDITLVCVLSACAQLGALDLGKWIDLFIKRNKVELKLFLGNALADMFIKCGCLAEGMRVFETMKEKDVISWSIIVTGLAMHGYAEEAFSYFFEMLKTGVNPNEVTFMGLLSACTHAGLVEKGLEYFKLMESEYGITPQIEHYGCMVDLLSRAGRLNEAEDLINSMPIKPNAIVWGALLGGCRIYKDFERGEMVVQRILELNSEHSGSYVYLASIYASMGRLDDSANSMLKMRKNGVLKVPGCSWIEVDNRVHEFFMGDRSHPQADKIYSKIRELGPRMKIAGYKPNTDLVLQSVDEEEKENALSTHSEKLAIAFGLVNTSEGTTIRIVKNLRVCSDCHEAAKIISKVVKREIIVRDRSRFHIFREGSCSCNDYW; from the coding sequence ATGAAACATGTCTTACAAATACAAACACAACTCATTACAAATGCTCCACCATATATAGATCCTAATCTCATAACCATCAAAATAATTGGTGTTTGCGCCACTCACTCCAAAGTTCGCTATGCTGCACTCATCTTCAACCAACTACCTAATGCCAGTGTCATTGCTTGGAATACATTGCTCAAAGCCTACGCGCAAAATAGTGAATGGTTTCAAACTCTTCATTGCTTTTGCAACCAGCTGCATTCTCCGGCGTTTCGTCAGCCAGATGAATATACTTTCACTTCAGTTTTGAAGGCATGTTCTGGCCTTGTTGCGGTTTTCGATGGCCAGAAGGTGCATGCTGTTGTTGCGAAGATGGGACACCAGTCTAATCTTTGTGTTAGTAACTCTCTTGTTGATATGTACTTTAGATTTGGGCTGCCTATAACTGCTAAGTTGTTGTTCGACGAAATGCTTGTGAGAGATGTGGTTTCTTGGAACACAATGGTCAATGGTTATTCATTGTGCGGAGACGTGGTCTCTGCCAGGTGTGTATTTGATCAGATGGATGATAAGAATATGATCTCTTGGTCTGCTATGATTACAGGGTATGCGCGGTCGGGAGACTTAGATTCGGCTCGTTGCCTTTTTAATGAGATGCCTGAGAGGAATGTGGTTGTTTGGAATGCAATTATCGCTGGCTACACACAAAATGAGAAGTATTCTGATGTGATACATCTGTTTCGCAAAATGCAACAAGTTGGAAGTGTAAAACCGAATGACATAACTCTTGTATGCGTTTTATCGGCTTGTGCGCAGCTTGGTGCACTTGATTTGGGCAAGTGGATCGATTTATTCATTAAAAGGAACAAAGTTGAGTTGAAGCTCTTCTTAGGGAACGCGCTGGCTGATATGTTTATCAAATGTGGATGTTTAGCTGAAGGTATGCGGGTATTCGAAACAATGAAAGAGAAAGATGTGATCTCGTGGAGTATAATTGTTACTGGGTTGGCAATGCATGGGTATGCTGAAGAAGCTTTTTCTTACTTTTTTGAAATGCTCAAGACTGGAGTCAATCCAAACGAGGTTACTTTCATGGGATTATTATCGGCTTGTACACATGCAGGGTTGGTCGAGAAGGGACTTGAGTATTTCAAGCTGATGGAATCAGAGTATGGAATTACTCCTCAAATCGAGCATTACGGGTGCATGGTGGATCTACTTAGCCGTGCTGGCCGACTAAATGAAGCAGAAGATTTGATCAATTCAATGCCAATCAAACCAAATGCTATAGTTTGGGGTGCATTGCTCGGGGGTTGTCGGATCTACAAAGATTTTGAGAGAGGAGAGATGGTTGTTCAACGTATCCTTGAGCTAAATTCTGAACACTCCGGAAGTTATGTTTATCTGGCTAGCATATATGCTTCCATGGGTAGGCTTGATGACTCTGCAAATTCTATGTTGAAGATGAGAAAAAATGGAGTTCTGAAAGTACCTGGTTGCAGTTGGATTGAGGTAGATAACAGGGTTCATGAGTTCTTCATGGGAGACAGGTCGCACCCTCAAGCCGACAAGATCTACTCTAAGATTCGCGAGTTAGGTCCAAGGATGAAGATTGCTGGGTATAAACCAAACACGGATCTCGTGCTTCAGAGTGTAGATGAGGAAGAGAAGGAAAATGCACTTTCCACTCACAGTGAGAAGTTAGCAATTGCATTTGGACTCGTCAACACTAGCGAAGGAACCACAATACGAATTGTGAAGAATCTGCGAGTTTGTAGCGACtgtcatgaagcagccaagatcATCTCTAAAGTTGTTAAGAGGGAGATTATAGTGAGGGATCGTAGCCGTTTTCATATATTTAGAGAAGGGAGTTGTTCTTGTAATGACTATTGGTAA